Below is a genomic region from Verrucomicrobiota bacterium.
CGACGGGGCGGGCGTTTGTTAGGGAGGGCGTACAGGCGTGACGCCTTAGGAGGGCTCGATCGTGATTTGACGGTTACCCAGGGTAAACCCTGGGCTAGATTCTGCCGCCCCTTCGGGGCTAAAACCGGCTCGCTCGGCCGGAGCACGCAAGGCCACCGGCCACCCGCGCTGGCCGTCTCACTGGCGCAACGAGCCGCTCAACCAACTTCGAAACCGGTGTAAAACCGATTCAACCAGGTACGGAGATCCTCCGGCGCCGGCACCCCCGAGCAGGCATTCTACCGGGATATCTGTCTGGATGGTATGCGAGGCGTCCCTTTGCGTTGGGGACCTCAATTCCGCCCTTGGGATCTCTGGTGGTGGCTAGCTTTTGATGAACGCCAACAGGTCGGCATTGATCGTGTCCGCTTGCGTGGTGGGCATGCCGTGCGGGAAGTCCTTGTAGGTTTTCAGGGTCCCGTTCTTTAGCAGCTTAGCCGACAGCGGCCCGGACGCTGCATACGGCACGATTTGGTCGTCTTCGCTATGTATGACCAACACCGGGACGGTGAGCTTCTTGAGGTCTTCGGTGAAATCGGTTTGGGAAAACGCCACAATGCCATCGTAGTGCGCCTTGGCACCGCCCATCATGCCCTGCCGCCACCAATTTTGGATGACGGCCTCGGAGGCTTTCGCGTCCGGCCGGTTGTAGCCGTAGAAAGGCCCGGCCGCCACGTCGCGATAGAATTGCGAACGGTTGGCAGCCAGCTGCGCCTGAAAGCCATCAAACACCTCCTTGGGAAGGCCGAGCGGATTGGCCGCTGTCTTCACCATGAGCGGCGGCACCGCACTGATGAGCGCTGCCTTGGCAACCCGGCTTTCACCATGCCGAGCCAGATGGTGCGTCACCTCGCCACCGCCGGTGGAATGGCCGACATGGATGGCGTTATTCAGGTCGAGGTGGGCCGTAAGAGCCGCCAGGTCGTCGGCATAATGGTCCATATCGTGGCCCTCGGCGGTCTGGGTTGAGCGGCCATGGCCACGGCGGTCATGGGCGATCACGCGATAGCCCTGATGCAGGAAAAACAGCATCTGCGCGTCCCAATCATCGGCCGACAGCGGCCAGCCGTGGCTGAACACGATCGGCTGGCCCGAACCCCAGTCCTTGTAAAAGATCTCCGTGCGATCCCTGGTGGTGATAGTCGGCATATAGGCTCCAGTAGAGCACAGCTAAGCTGTTTGAGGGAGCGAAATTAAGCCTTCCGCACTGGCGTTGGGACGTTTCCGAGGCGTCAAGCTTGATCCCAACCGCGCCCCGTTTCGTTTTAGGCTGCCGCCCGTCGCACCCCGCTCAGCGCGTCCGGGGCCAGGAACGCGCACGTGGCGGCCGTCAAACGCTTGCAAGAGCTCACCGGGCGCAAAAAGACGCGCTGACACGAGGCGCTTCGGGCCGACGCCGAGTGTGCGAAACACCTCAGCGAACACGGAGTGCAAATCACCTGAGCGCGATGATTTCCGCTTTCCGCACTCCTATATCATTCAGACAGTTATCTCGGTAGAATGTGGGCTCACGGGGTGCCGGCGCCGGAGCATCCTTCGTCGCCGGTCGAATCGGCCTTAGGCCCGACGGGCCGGGAGACCTTAGCCGAGGGGAATGTCGGCTCAGCGGGTGTCGGCGCCCGAGGATGCTCCGTACTTGGGTGAATCGGTGTTTAGGCCCAACGGGCCGGTAGAACATAGCCCAGGGCTTTAGCCCTGAGCTTTACCCACATTTTTTGAGGGCAGCGCGGGGCCAGCCGTGACCGTCTTATGCCCCGAAGGGCCAAGAGAACATAGCCCAGGGCTTTACCCCCTGGATAACCGTCAAATCACGATCGAGCCCTCCTAAGGCGTCACGCCGGTACGCCCTCCCTAACAAACGCCCGCCCCGCCGGGTTGGATTTGCTGAAGGGGCGGCAGAGAGCGTTGCTCACGGGTTCTAAGTCCGGCACAGCGACCGTGTCCACCCTCGGTGCTACCGTGTAAGGCACGAAGTAACCGGCACGCGGCGCATCGTGCAGCTTCCATGAGAGATGTACGGCGAGGTCGTCTCGCGCTTTTCGGGCTTGCAGCCAGCGCCGCAAAGGTTCGGTGGACTCCATGGAGCGCCGGCCGGCCACGATGCCCTCCACGCTAATGTCCTCGTCCAAGCGTTCCCAGTGAACCCCCTCTCCGCTACCAATCAGCCGAAACCGCCCTCTCTCCTCTCCGGACGCGTGGAGCAGACGCGGATACCACCCCAACGGAACCGGCACGCTTCGGCCGTCGGCCAAGTCCACGACGGCGCCGTCCCGCGTGAGCTGCCATAACCCCTCTATTGGGAAAAAGAGCACGGCATCGACCTTGAATTCACCAACGATTTTAGACCAAGACCAGAGAGGCAACACTGATGTTAACGACCCTCCTATTAGCCGCGCTCACCGTGTTCGCCGTCTGCGCCCTCCTGCAGCGCTCGTTTATCTACTATCAACGACGCTACCCGGCCGCCGTCGTTCAGAGCGCGCTCAGCCGGGGTGTAACGGTCATAGAGTTCCAAACTTCCCAGGGCAAACAGGCCGCGTTTTTGTATCGCAGGGTAGCTTCCGGCAATCCTCCCCGGCGGCTTTGGCTCATGTTCGGCGGCAACGCGATGTTGGCGCTTGACTGGCTTGATCTGGTGCGCGAGTTCCCGGACCGATCCGCCGGCTTTCTTTTCGTTGAGTATCCGGGCTACGGGAGCTGCCAAGGGAGCCCGAACCCGACTCACATCCTGGAAACGTCCCAGGGAGCCTTCCATGCCCTTCAAGACCGAATGCATTGGAACTTTGATCCGGAGTCAATCGGCGTCGTCGGCTGGTCGCTCGGCGCCGCGGCGGCGGTGCAGTTCGCGGACAAACAATCCGTTGAGCAGGTGATCCTGGTCGCACCGTTCACGACCATGAGCGATATGGTCAAGAAAGTTGTTGGCGTGCCGCCCGGCCCGCTGTTGTTGCACCGCTTTGACAACGTCCGGGCTCTACGCCGCATTCTCGACCGGACACCCACACCCAAGGTGACAATCGTTCACGGCCGGACAGATACGCTGGTGCCCATCAGCATGGGCCGAGCGCTCGCGATGCTTGACCCTGACCGAATCCGCTTTGTGGAAATACCTGCCGCCGGCCACAACGACGTATTCTATGAAGCCCGATCTCTGATCTTCGCAGACATGGCGAGTCGATAGGCAGTCACGCCCGGCGGTGCACTTACAGAACGTGTCGTTGAATGGTGGCGCAATACCATTCAGACAGTTATTCCGGTAGAACATCGGCGCAGGAGCGGCGCCGGAGGATGCTCCGCACCTTGGATTGGTCTTACACCAATTTAGATAGCTAAATTGGTGGAATTTCGACCGGCTTTATCCCCGAAGGGGCGGCAGAACTTAGCCCCGGGGTTTACCTAGGTAACTGTCAAATAATACATCAAGCGCGGCATCCGCGTGAACGCGGTGAATCCCGGCCTGATCGGCACGCAGGTCGCCCGCGGCGGCGTCAACGGGGACGAGCAGGCGTACGCCGACATCGCCAAGCACGTTCCGATCGGCCGCGCGGGCCGGCCCGAGGAGAGCGCCTCGACGGTGCTGTGGCTTTGCAGCCCGGGGGCGACCGACGTCGTCGGGCACGCGCTCACCGTGGACGGCGGGCTAACGGTGGATTGATGGGCTAACCTCGATGACGGAAACGCGCAACCGTACCCCGATGAGGCGGTTCACCCCCGTGCATCGCGCCCGCTCCTATTGAGACTTAATCGATAGGATCATGGTCATGTTTCCCCGGAGTTTTTCAATGATCACATTTGTCAAAGCTCAATAAGCCGGGCGCAAACGGCCCCGCCGAACCATCGTTTGCGCAACCTCGGGCGAACCCGACCCAAAAAAGGACTTTCCATGAAACCCCACATCATCTGCCACATGCTCGCTTCCGTTGACGGGCGCATCGACGGCGAAGCCCTGGAAGCCGTCACCCAAGAAGGCGAGTACGAAGCCACCGCCGCGCAATTGGGCGGCGACGCCTGGCTCTGCGGCCGCACGACCATGGAGTACTTCGCTGAGGAGGACCCTTTCGTCTCCGCCTCG
It encodes:
- a CDS encoding SDR family oxidoreductase, with amino-acid sequence MKRGIRVNAVNPGLIGTQVARGGVNGDEQAYADIAKHVPIGRAGRPEESASTVLWLCSPGATDVVGHALTVDGGLTVD
- a CDS encoding DUF2442 domain-containing protein yields the protein MLFFPIEGLWQLTRDGAVVDLADGRSVPVPLGWYPRLLHASGEERGRFRLIGSGEGVHWERLDEDISVEGIVAGRRSMESTEPLRRWLQARKARDDLAVHLSWKLHDAPRAGYFVPYTVAPRVDTVAVPDLEPVSNALCRPFSKSNPAGRAFVREGVPA
- a CDS encoding alpha/beta hydrolase, which codes for MPTITTRDRTEIFYKDWGSGQPIVFSHGWPLSADDWDAQMLFFLHQGYRVIAHDRRGHGRSTQTAEGHDMDHYADDLAALTAHLDLNNAIHVGHSTGGGEVTHHLARHGESRVAKAALISAVPPLMVKTAANPLGLPKEVFDGFQAQLAANRSQFYRDVAAGPFYGYNRPDAKASEAVIQNWWRQGMMGGAKAHYDGIVAFSQTDFTEDLKKLTVPVLVIHSEDDQIVPYAASGPLSAKLLKNGTLKTYKDFPHGMPTTQADTINADLLAFIKS
- a CDS encoding alpha/beta hydrolase, producing the protein MLTTLLLAALTVFAVCALLQRSFIYYQRRYPAAVVQSALSRGVTVIEFQTSQGKQAAFLYRRVASGNPPRRLWLMFGGNAMLALDWLDLVREFPDRSAGFLFVEYPGYGSCQGSPNPTHILETSQGAFHALQDRMHWNFDPESIGVVGWSLGAAAAVQFADKQSVEQVILVAPFTTMSDMVKKVVGVPPGPLLLHRFDNVRALRRILDRTPTPKVTIVHGRTDTLVPISMGRALAMLDPDRIRFVEIPAAGHNDVFYEARSLIFADMASR